In Pseudomonas sp. MYb327, one DNA window encodes the following:
- the nadE gene encoding ammonia-dependent NAD(+) synthetase — protein sequence MQAVQREIAEQLKVQPPFADEAALEAEVARRITFIQDCLVNSGLKTLVLGISGGVDSLTAGLLAQRALRELRQRTGDTSYKFIAVRLPYETQFDEHDAQASVDFIAPDERHTVNIGPAVKSLASEVAAFEGKQAVSVDFVLGNTKARMRMVAQYTIAGAAQGLVIGTDHAAEAVMGFFTKFGDGACDLAPLSGLVKNQVRAIARSFGAPESLVEKIPTADLEDLSPGKPDEASHGVTYAEIDAFLHGQPVREEAFKIIINTYNKTHHKRVMPFAP from the coding sequence ATGCAAGCCGTACAGCGTGAGATTGCTGAACAGCTCAAGGTCCAGCCGCCATTCGCCGACGAAGCCGCCCTCGAAGCTGAAGTCGCCCGCCGGATCACCTTTATTCAGGATTGCCTGGTCAATTCCGGGCTCAAGACCCTGGTGCTGGGCATCAGTGGTGGCGTCGACTCCCTGACCGCAGGCCTGCTGGCCCAGCGCGCCTTGCGTGAACTGCGCCAGCGCACGGGTGACACCAGCTATAAATTTATCGCCGTGCGCCTGCCGTACGAAACCCAATTTGATGAACACGACGCGCAGGCCTCAGTGGATTTCATCGCCCCGGACGAGCGCCACACGGTGAACATCGGCCCGGCGGTCAAATCTCTGGCCAGCGAAGTCGCGGCGTTCGAAGGCAAGCAAGCGGTCTCGGTGGATTTCGTGCTCGGCAACACCAAGGCGCGGATGCGCATGGTCGCCCAATACACCATCGCCGGCGCTGCCCAAGGCCTGGTGATCGGCACCGACCACGCGGCGGAAGCGGTGATGGGTTTCTTCACCAAGTTCGGTGATGGCGCCTGCGACCTGGCACCGCTCAGCGGACTAGTGAAAAACCAGGTCAGGGCCATCGCTCGCAGTTTCGGCGCGCCGGAATCGCTGGTGGAAAAAATCCCGACTGCTGACCTGGAAGACCTGTCTCCGGGCAAACCGGACGAGGCGTCCCACGGCGTGACCTACGCCGAGATCGATGCGTTCCTGCACGGCCAGCCGGTACGTGAGGAAGCGTTCAAGATCATCATCAACACTTACAACAAAACCCATCACAAACGTGTGATGCCGTTTGCCCCGTGA